In the genome of Candidatus Glassbacteria bacterium, the window ATCGGTTCAGCGGAAATGGGGGAAGAGTGACAGCGCGTTTTTTGGACCGCTAACCCTTGACAAACATCATCCGGTTTTATATTATCCTGCAATCCCAATCGCAAAAATATATTTCAGAGCGGGAATAGCTCAGTGGTAGAGCGCCACCTTGCCAAGGTGGATGTCGCGGGTTCAAGTCCCGTTTCCCGCTCCATTTTTTTCTATGCAGGCGGCGTACCCAAGTGGCTAAGGGAGAGGTCTGCAAAACCTTTATTCGGCGGTTCGATCCCGCCCGCCGCCTCCAGCAGTAAAAAGCCTGACAAGGAGAACTCCTTCGTGTCGGGCTTTTTCACTAAGCGCCATCTAACGCAAAGGCCCGCCAGGAAAGGCGGGCCTTTTGCGTTTTGCAGTATTTCTCACTCCGCTATTCGACCGGAATATTATCCTTCCTGAACTGTCCGGCCAGCAGTTCTCTCATCTGGGCGGTGAGCGTGATCCTCTCGGCGGAGAGATCGTTCTGCTCCAGGGGATCGTCGATCACGTTGTACAGCTCGCTCGCACCCGTGTTGGGCCGGCTGCCGTTGTGGAGGAGCTTCCATGGCCCGCGCCGCACGGCCAGCGAACGGCCGTCGTTCCAGTACAGGGTTCGTTCGACCGGCTCACCCTCACCGGAGATAAACGGCATCAGGTCGATCCCCTCGACTTCCATGGCCTCCGGCAGCCTCGCGCCGGCAACCGCGGCGAACGTGGCGCACAGGTCCATCGCGTGGGACAACTGCCGCACTTTGCGCTGACCTATCACCCCCGGCCAGACCGCCGCGGCGGGCACCCGGATCCCGCCCTCGTAGTGGGAGCCTTTCCAGCCGCGCAACGGTCTGTTGTCGCCCAGGACGCGGTAGGGGCCGTGACGGTTGTCGTATTCGTTGGCCGTGGCCGTCCAGTTGTCCTGGCCGCCGTTGTCGCTGATAAACACGAGCAGCGTGTTTTCCGCGATCCCCTTTTTGTTCACCGCCTCGATAATCCGCCCGATCGCGGCGTCCATGTGGGTCATCGACGCGGCGTAGACCAGCCGGTCCGGGTCGGCGATCTTGCCCTCGTAGCGCGCGGTCCACTCCTGCGGTTCCTGTACCGGGTAGTGGGGGACACTGAAAGCCGTGTAGAGGAAAAACGGCGTGTCCGCCGTACTGTTTTCGATTATCCGCACGGACTCGTCGGCCAGCAGGTCGGTGGCGTGGCCCTCTTCCTCGATAAACTGCTCGTTGCGGTGCCAGCTCGTGTCGCCGTTTTTGTAGATATGCGTGTACTGGTCGATCTGGCCGTGAAGGTAGCCGTAGCTGGTGTCGAACCCGAAGCTGGTGGGGCCGACCTCGGGACGCAGGCCGAGGTGCCATTTGCCGAGCTGATGCGTGGTGTAGCCCGCCGATCTCAGCGCCGTGGCCAGCGTGCCGCGTTCCTGGGGCAGGGTCAGCTCGCTCCTGCCGGCTATCGGCGCAAAAATCCCGTAGCGGCACGGCGGGCGGCCCATCAGGATAGCCGCGCGGGTAGGCGAGCAGGTGGGGCAGGCGTAGAACTGGTCGAGTTCGGCGCCGGCGGCCGCCATCCGGTCGATATTGGGCGTGGCGATCTCCGAGCCGTGGTAGCCGACATCGTTCCAGCCGGTGTCGTCGGCGATCATCAGGATGATATTCGGTTTACCGGCGCCGCCGGCCGCCATCAATCCACGGGGCGCGGCAGCCAGGGCCGCGGCGCCGGCCGCCGCCAGCGCTCCGGCTCTCAGGAAGGCCCGTCGATCCAGCGGTCTGCATCCACAGTCGTTCATGGGTTTATTCCGTTGCGTTGAAGTGGTGAGCAATAGAATCCGTCTGGTTTTTGAGGTCATGGGCTAAAGTAAGAAGTTATTGAATCAACCGCGCGTCTGCAATGAAAGTTTCAATTCATCCCTCCGCGACAGGTTGCGTTTTGAGGGCCGCGGCGGTAAATGCCGGATCGCCGAGAGCAGCGACGGCAGCCACGAACTGCGGCTGAGCGTGGTGGATTTGTAATAATTTCCGGCAATGTCGATCACCGGCAATTGAGCGAAAAGGCGAGCTGCGTGACAAAGCAGCCCGCCTTTTCGCATCGGCAGTCGGCCGGTCCAGATCGGGACTTGACCTGCCATCACTTTCCGGCTATAATAAAGAGTACTTTCGCTTTTTATTCGCTTTATGTTCGTCATTATTTCGTGACAAGGGAAAAATGTGAAGACCTATCGGGTCCCCGTCACTCTCCGCAGACTAGCGCTCGATTCTTTTCCGTACGTGGCTCAGGGTTGGCCCAGTCCCGCCGAGGATTTCCAGGAGCGGTCCCTCGACCTCAACGAGCACCTGATCAGGCACCCCGCCGCCACGTTCTTTGTCCGCGCCGAGGGCCACAGTATGATCGGAGCCGGCATTCACGACGGAGACCTGCTGATCGTCGACAAGGCGCTTGAGCCGAATCACGGCGATATCGTGATCGCGGTGATCGATGGGGAATTTACCTGTAAGCAACTCATACTGACCGGCGGCAGCGGTTCGCTTGTGGCCGCAAACCCGGATTACCCGCCGATTAAAATTCCGCCGGACGGCTGCGGGATCTGGGGAGTTGTGGCCCACGTGATACACTCCCCGCGGGGATAGGAGGGCTGGGATGCAGCGCGTTTTCGCCCTGGTTGACTGCAACAGTTTCTACGCCTCGTGCGAGGCTGTTTTCGAACCCGGACTGGCCGGTAAGCCGGTGGTGGTGTTGTCGAACAACGACGGCTGCGTTG includes:
- a CDS encoding sulfatase-like hydrolase/transferase encodes the protein MTSKTRRILLLTTSTQRNKPMNDCGCRPLDRRAFLRAGALAAAGAAALAAAPRGLMAAGGAGKPNIILMIADDTGWNDVGYHGSEIATPNIDRMAAAGAELDQFYACPTCSPTRAAILMGRPPCRYGIFAPIAGRSELTLPQERGTLATALRSAGYTTHQLGKWHLGLRPEVGPTSFGFDTSYGYLHGQIDQYTHIYKNGDTSWHRNEQFIEEEGHATDLLADESVRIIENSTADTPFFLYTAFSVPHYPVQEPQEWTARYEGKIADPDRLVYAASMTHMDAAIGRIIEAVNKKGIAENTLLVFISDNGGQDNWTATANEYDNRHGPYRVLGDNRPLRGWKGSHYEGGIRVPAAAVWPGVIGQRKVRQLSHAMDLCATFAAVAGARLPEAMEVEGIDLMPFISGEGEPVERTLYWNDGRSLAVRRGPWKLLHNGSRPNTGASELYNVIDDPLEQNDLSAERITLTAQMRELLAGQFRKDNIPVE
- the umuD gene encoding translesion error-prone DNA polymerase V autoproteolytic subunit, coding for MKTYRVPVTLRRLALDSFPYVAQGWPSPAEDFQERSLDLNEHLIRHPAATFFVRAEGHSMIGAGIHDGDLLIVDKALEPNHGDIVIAVIDGEFTCKQLILTGGSGSLVAANPDYPPIKIPPDGCGIWGVVAHVIHSPRG